One genomic segment of Erysipelotrichaceae bacterium 66202529 includes these proteins:
- a CDS encoding DUF3991 domain-containing protein, translated as MKKNVTIGEIARSIPIQEFAQHEYGLKPVKKSKYWSFAGEKGISGDGSSIMIYPDNTYCSFSKYTGGNLVNFIMEMDNTNLMNAIEHLYRYYREHGAVIQDNIILPNPIKKDLSSGIPLPKRARNNNAIIGYLYEKRKIALPVIMEFINKNYLYQDEYRNCIFVGYYNNKPAFGFSRSTGTEHELVYKRDLASSFKEVGLFIDNSSDVLICCEAIIDGMSIMTKMINKNIDYHDFNWLLMSGAGSFIKSFEFNYIQRMRNVKVVRPALDNDEKGLLNLDKFKLYCKEKHPDIIIDPLLSKSKDHNLDLQNECNLDYENDLDYP; from the coding sequence ATGAAAAAGAATGTTACGATCGGTGAAATCGCTCGATCAATTCCTATACAAGAATTTGCCCAACATGAGTATGGATTAAAACCCGTGAAAAAATCAAAGTATTGGTCTTTTGCTGGTGAAAAAGGTATATCAGGTGATGGTAGCAGTATTATGATATATCCTGATAATACTTATTGTAGTTTTTCAAAATATACAGGAGGAAATTTGGTTAATTTCATTATGGAAATGGATAATACTAACCTAATGAATGCAATAGAGCATTTATACAGGTATTACCGTGAACATGGTGCGGTCATACAAGATAATATTATTCTTCCGAATCCAATAAAAAAAGATTTGTCATCAGGGATTCCATTACCCAAAAGAGCGAGAAATAATAATGCTATTATTGGATATTTATATGAAAAAAGGAAAATCGCTTTACCCGTAATCATGGAATTTATTAACAAAAACTATTTATATCAGGATGAGTATAGAAATTGTATTTTTGTTGGTTATTATAACAATAAGCCAGCTTTTGGTTTTTCACGTTCTACTGGTACAGAGCATGAGTTAGTCTATAAAAGAGATTTAGCAAGTAGTTTCAAAGAGGTAGGCTTATTCATAGACAATAGTTCAGATGTACTTATTTGTTGTGAAGCAATTATTGACGGTATGTCTATTATGACAAAAATGATAAACAAAAATATTGATTATCATGATTTTAATTGGTTGCTTATGTCAGGAGCTGGATCATTTATAAAATCATTTGAATTTAATTATATACAAAGAATGAGAAATGTGAAAGTAGTAAGACCAGCTTTAGATAATGATGAGAAAGGTCTGCTTAATTTAGATAAGTTTAAACTATATTGTAAAGAAAAGCATCCTGATATTATTATTGATCCCCTATTATCTAAATCAAAGGATCACAATCTTGATTTACAAAATGAATGCAATTTAGATTATGAGAATGACTTAGATTACCCATAA
- a CDS encoding phosphoadenosine phosphosulfate reductase family protein gives MERIESLYYETGGKCYLSFSGGKDSMVVLALIKMCQDIYTLPINAIPAIYCNTGLELNATNNFVSHISENYYPNTVVIRPDPNKLFPWIITNYGKPMKSKLKSENLFRWQARKDQTALDLLVGVNSKFTKTRLANKDMHLLHPDFNIKVSEKCCKYLKKRPFEDFAKQNLMKGYITGLRIAEGGARELNASQRLKNGGKLCTAYRKNLIIKMPIIDWTDNDIEQFIQKYATPLSNAYTMYGYKRTGCFLCPFSLHLADDLKKLNEYEPNRYMVAMNWMQDVYIAQNVCLPFDTMYEEKRKQKWEHLYGKMRYESLLLYRPKKANKYKSFQPSLF, from the coding sequence ATGGAGCGAATAGAGTCTCTATACTATGAAACAGGTGGAAAATGCTACTTATCATTCTCAGGCGGTAAAGATAGTATGGTAGTTCTTGCCTTAATCAAAATGTGCCAAGATATATATACCTTACCTATCAACGCAATACCAGCCATATATTGTAATACAGGATTAGAGCTTAATGCTACTAATAATTTTGTTTCACATATATCTGAAAACTATTATCCTAATACAGTGGTAATAAGACCTGATCCAAATAAGTTGTTTCCTTGGATTATAACAAATTATGGCAAACCAATGAAATCAAAGTTAAAGAGTGAAAATTTATTTCGATGGCAAGCAAGAAAAGACCAAACAGCTTTAGACTTGTTGGTTGGTGTCAATAGTAAATTTACTAAAACACGCTTAGCCAATAAAGATATGCATTTACTTCATCCTGATTTTAATATAAAAGTATCAGAGAAATGTTGTAAGTATTTGAAAAAAAGACCATTTGAAGATTTTGCAAAGCAAAACTTAATGAAAGGATACATAACTGGACTGCGCATAGCTGAAGGAGGTGCAAGAGAATTAAACGCATCTCAAAGACTTAAAAATGGCGGTAAATTATGTACAGCCTATAGAAAAAATCTAATTATCAAGATGCCAATTATTGATTGGACAGATAATGATATAGAACAGTTTATACAGAAATATGCGACACCCTTGTCTAATGCCTATACAATGTATGGGTATAAACGTACAGGGTGTTTTTTATGTCCATTTTCATTGCATTTGGCGGATGATCTAAAAAAATTAAATGAATATGAACCAAACAGATACATGGTTGCAATGAATTGGATGCAAGATGTTTATATTGCTCAAAATGTATGCTTACCCTTTGATACTATGTACGAGGAAAAAAGAAAGCAGAAGTGGGAGCATCTATATGGTAAAATGCGATATGAATCTTTATTACTATATAGACCTAAAAAAGCTAATAAGTACAAAAGTTTTCAACCATCACTCTTTTAA
- a CDS encoding AAA family ATPase, which yields MKMRMKKNYRFTLRGDEKGAKKMKTIAIYQRKGGVGKTVTAVNLSQGLNLLGMRVLLIDYNEQADCTRYFIDDKDVIIGMDNLITIDTKSELDRYCNECLIHTKCGIDLIGTHENKLKEAFIRIQLGKMEQTKRLSKVLKRFKNDYDICIIDCHNSEDLMFLNICLSADMILAPSKTDDGSITGLYSLRQYIDDIALEDNYDRRIDLKILFTMVNRNNDDKEKIADIESDPLFQGMVLSTKIRYQAKPITKLSLKHDLVVDYSKQYNVGHDYKRLATEILDILTRE from the coding sequence ATGAAAATGAGGATGAAGAAGAATTATAGATTCACTTTGAGAGGAGATGAGAAAGGAGCTAAAAAAATGAAAACTATTGCAATTTATCAAAGAAAAGGCGGTGTCGGAAAAACGGTAACTGCTGTTAATTTGAGCCAAGGATTAAATTTACTTGGCATGAGAGTATTACTTATTGACTATAACGAGCAAGCAGACTGCACTCGTTATTTTATTGATGATAAGGATGTGATTATCGGCATGGATAATCTAATAACCATTGATACAAAATCTGAACTTGATCGTTATTGTAATGAATGTCTTATACATACAAAATGTGGTATTGATCTGATTGGTACTCATGAAAATAAGCTTAAAGAAGCATTTATACGTATCCAGTTAGGTAAAATGGAGCAAACAAAGCGTTTATCTAAGGTTCTCAAAAGATTTAAAAATGATTATGACATCTGTATTATTGATTGTCATAACAGTGAGGATTTAATGTTCCTTAACATCTGTTTATCAGCCGATATGATACTAGCACCTAGCAAAACAGATGACGGTAGCATAACAGGGTTATATTCTTTGCGCCAATATATAGACGATATTGCTTTAGAGGATAATTATGATCGCAGAATTGATTTAAAAATCCTGTTTACAATGGTCAATCGTAATAATGACGATAAAGAAAAAATTGCTGATATCGAGAGTGATCCCCTGTTTCAAGGTATGGTCTTATCAACAAAGATTCGATATCAAGCAAAACCTATAACTAAACTGTCATTGAAACATGATTTAGTTGTTGATTATAGTAAACAATACAATGTTGGTCATGATTACAAAAGACTTGCCACAGAAATCTTGGATATCCTAACTAGAGAATAA
- the amrS gene encoding AmmeMemoRadiSam system radical SAM enzyme, whose translation MKTVCDLCPHACQLQEGQTGFCGVRTLKEGKPVSTTYGKISSMALDPVEKKPLRHFYPGAQILSIGSMGCNMRCPFCQNHEISMHSDAPFVKLMQPQEIVDLALQLKPQGNIGIAYTYNEPLINFELVLDTCRLAHRYGLKNVIVTNGCIKEAKLLELLPYVDAMNIDIKAFREDGYRRLQGDFKTVLRFVELASQRIHVEITSLMVPGIHDDLKLIEQEAVWLASLNPEIPLHLTRFFPRYHMQQEAATDKELLFRAVKVASKWLKHVYAGNI comes from the coding sequence ATGAAGACCGTATGTGATCTGTGTCCGCATGCCTGTCAGCTGCAGGAGGGACAAACGGGATTCTGCGGTGTCAGAACGCTGAAAGAAGGAAAGCCTGTATCCACCACCTATGGAAAAATATCCTCGATGGCACTGGATCCGGTTGAAAAAAAGCCGCTTCGTCACTTTTATCCTGGAGCACAGATTTTGTCCATTGGCAGTATGGGCTGCAATATGCGTTGTCCCTTCTGCCAGAATCATGAGATATCCATGCATTCAGATGCTCCTTTTGTGAAGCTCATGCAGCCGCAGGAAATTGTCGATCTTGCACTCCAACTAAAACCGCAGGGAAATATCGGTATTGCCTATACGTATAATGAGCCGCTGATCAATTTTGAATTAGTCCTTGATACCTGCAGACTTGCACATCGGTATGGACTGAAAAATGTGATTGTCACCAACGGCTGTATCAAGGAAGCAAAGCTGCTCGAGCTTCTTCCATATGTTGATGCCATGAATATTGATATCAAGGCATTTCGTGAAGACGGATACAGAAGGCTGCAGGGCGATTTTAAAACAGTTCTGCGCTTTGTGGAGCTTGCCAGTCAAAGGATTCATGTGGAAATTACTTCCCTCATGGTGCCGGGGATTCATGATGATTTGAAGTTGATAGAGCAGGAGGCTGTATGGCTTGCTTCACTGAATCCGGAAATACCGCTGCATTTGACACGGTTTTTCCCGCGCTATCATATGCAGCAGGAAGCTGCCACGGACAAAGAGCTGCTCTTTCGTGCCGTAAAAGTGGCATCCAAATGGCTGAAGCATGTCTATGCTGGAAACATCTGA
- the amrA gene encoding AmmeMemoRadiSam system protein A, which translates to MLKKAYIVPHPPIILPEVGKGQERSIQNTVNAYRMIAHDIAATKPQTIIIFSPHAPCYRDYIQISQGAQAYGNFEAFGVEDSDMKVLYDEDFVDMLCNAAAAQGLPAGTLGEQNQTLDHGTMVPLHFILQEYTDFRLVRISVSGLDRNTQVLFGDCLRRVIDESQRNVAVIASGDLSHKLKEDGPYGLHPLGAVFDEQIVSIIKDNDYARLLDMDEEIVEESANCGYPAFLMLYGVLQAYPIDSQFLSYEGPFGVGYATAIISVMKKDPYVALARESLEVYIRSQTVLPVRSTLPKELLQRRGGVFVSLKKFGELRGCIGTIAPVQENLAQEIISNAISAGTRDPRFMPVEEKELQYLEYSVDVLKEAEQIESLEELDVKRYGVIVSDEHRRGLLLPDLEGVNTPLQQIRIALNKAGMDPDEPFMLERFEVVRHHEDRM; encoded by the coding sequence ATGTTAAAGAAAGCATATATTGTTCCGCATCCTCCAATCATTCTGCCGGAAGTTGGAAAGGGACAGGAACGCAGTATTCAGAATACGGTGAATGCCTATCGTATGATTGCGCATGATATAGCAGCGACAAAGCCGCAGACCATTATTATATTTTCACCGCATGCACCATGTTATCGGGATTATATACAGATTTCTCAGGGTGCACAGGCCTATGGGAATTTTGAAGCCTTCGGTGTAGAGGATTCTGACATGAAGGTTTTGTATGATGAGGATTTTGTGGATATGCTGTGCAATGCCGCCGCTGCACAGGGATTGCCTGCCGGTACACTGGGAGAACAGAATCAGACCCTGGATCATGGTACGATGGTACCGCTGCATTTTATTCTTCAGGAGTATACGGATTTTCGATTGGTACGCATTTCTGTCAGTGGACTGGATCGCAATACGCAGGTGCTGTTTGGTGATTGTTTACGCAGAGTAATTGATGAATCACAGCGTAATGTGGCTGTCATTGCGAGTGGTGATCTGTCGCATAAACTGAAGGAGGATGGGCCGTATGGCTTACATCCTTTGGGAGCGGTGTTTGATGAACAGATTGTAAGCATCATAAAGGATAACGATTATGCCCGGCTGCTCGATATGGACGAGGAGATTGTTGAAGAAAGTGCAAATTGCGGCTATCCTGCATTTCTAATGCTGTACGGTGTATTGCAGGCATATCCGATTGATTCCCAGTTCCTATCCTATGAGGGCCCTTTTGGAGTCGGCTATGCGACGGCCATTATCAGTGTGATGAAAAAGGATCCATATGTAGCGCTTGCCAGAGAATCTCTGGAGGTATACATCCGTTCACAAACCGTGCTGCCAGTACGCAGCACCCTGCCAAAAGAATTGCTTCAACGGCGGGGAGGCGTCTTTGTATCTCTGAAAAAATTCGGGGAGCTTCGTGGCTGTATCGGAACGATTGCACCGGTTCAGGAGAATCTGGCACAGGAGATAATTTCCAATGCTATATCTGCTGGTACAAGAGATCCCCGCTTTATGCCGGTGGAAGAAAAGGAGCTGCAATATCTGGAGTATAGTGTGGATGTGCTGAAGGAAGCTGAACAGATTGAAAGTCTGGAGGAACTGGATGTAAAGCGTTATGGTGTTATCGTCAGTGATGAACATCGCCGTGGCTTACTGCTTCCTGATCTGGAGGGTGTGAACACGCCGTTGCAGCAGATACGTATTGCTTTAAACAAGGCTGGAATGGATCCGGATGAACCGTTTATGCTGGAGCGGTTTGAAGTCGTACGGCATCATGAAGACCGTATGTGA
- a CDS encoding MreB/Mrl family cell shape determining protein, with product MARKIGIDLGTTNLLICVDNKGILVDEPSIITVDASTKKCIAAGLDARDMLGRTPKNMICIRPLKDGVVADFEATDMMLNYFLKKCDLKGMFKKNVILICHPTKITSVEKNAIRDCAYRAGAKKVYLEEEPKVAALGAGLDIGKASGNMVLDIGGGTSDIAVLSLGDIVCSTSIKTAGNKITQDILENVRIQKKMYIGEQTADEIKRRIANALVVKEPETITISGRDVETGLPHSIEINSNEVESYIRSSLQEIVHATKTILEVTPPELAADIVQHGLVLTGGGALLKNLDQLMRNELQIPVYVAENALKCVVDGCTIMLQNL from the coding sequence ATGGCAAGAAAAATTGGAATTGACTTGGGAACGACAAATTTATTGATTTGTGTAGATAACAAAGGAATCCTGGTGGATGAACCTTCCATCATTACAGTAGATGCCTCAACAAAAAAATGTATCGCAGCAGGTCTTGATGCAAGAGATATGCTGGGACGAACTCCAAAAAATATGATCTGTATCCGTCCTTTGAAGGATGGGGTCGTTGCGGATTTTGAAGCAACCGATATGATGCTGAATTATTTTTTGAAGAAATGCGACCTGAAAGGGATGTTTAAGAAAAATGTAATTTTAATCTGCCATCCAACAAAGATTACATCTGTAGAGAAAAATGCAATTCGTGACTGTGCTTACCGTGCAGGTGCCAAAAAGGTGTATCTGGAGGAGGAACCAAAGGTTGCTGCGCTTGGTGCCGGTTTGGATATTGGGAAAGCGAGTGGAAACATGGTATTGGATATTGGTGGAGGTACCAGTGATATCGCTGTACTTTCCCTTGGGGATATCGTCTGTTCGACTTCGATTAAAACAGCAGGTAATAAAATTACACAGGATATTCTGGAAAATGTACGTATACAGAAGAAAATGTATATCGGTGAACAGACAGCGGATGAAATTAAGCGGAGAATCGCCAATGCACTCGTTGTAAAGGAACCGGAAACAATCACGATTTCCGGACGTGATGTGGAAACAGGACTTCCGCATTCCATTGAAATAAACAGTAATGAAGTGGAAAGCTACATAAGAAGCAGTTTGCAGGAAATCGTACACGCTACAAAAACGATTTTGGAGGTTACTCCGCCAGAGCTGGCTGCGGATATTGTTCAGCATGGTCTGGTACTGACAGGTGGCGGTGCCTTATTGAAAAATCTGGATCAGCTTATGCGCAATGAGCTTCAGATTCCTGTTTATGTTGCGGAAAATGCATTGAAATGTGTTGTTGACGGCTGTACGATCATGCTTCAGAATTTATAA
- a CDS encoding Rpn family recombination-promoting nuclease/putative transposase has translation MTRKQPEDVLNYRNDLFFKYTLSREDEGSIFARNTIIERVTGIRVKESTVMNPNLDPKTIGKKKIILDVHVKDENNQLFYIEMQTTFSETELKRFEFYGARALNDQLNSGEKYELLKPVHQIIFIDEYPWNNQNLMNHYQMRTEKGEVENKKALIKRSYIHLPVINELVRKQGILKLNDFEQLCFLFENNENDAILKTKERLVKVFMEKYKEMQKNEKLWSTAMAIQMGEARYRNGLNDSYKEGLEKGLEQGLEQGERLLLKRQIEKKYHEDATEWLKTLTSEQLISISEQLFTCDTLSDLKQKITEMDE, from the coding sequence ATGACAAGAAAACAACCAGAAGATGTATTGAATTACCGCAACGATTTGTTCTTCAAGTACACCCTCTCTCGTGAGGATGAAGGCTCCATCTTTGCACGCAACACCATTATCGAACGTGTGACCGGGATACGGGTTAAGGAAAGTACGGTTATGAATCCTAACCTGGATCCCAAGACCATCGGAAAGAAAAAGATTATTTTGGATGTCCACGTAAAGGATGAAAATAATCAGCTGTTTTATATCGAAATGCAGACTACGTTTTCTGAAACAGAGTTGAAGCGTTTTGAATTTTATGGGGCAAGAGCGCTGAATGATCAGTTAAACAGCGGGGAGAAATATGAGCTGTTGAAGCCTGTACATCAGATAATTTTCATTGATGAATATCCATGGAATAATCAAAATCTGATGAATCATTACCAAATGCGTACCGAAAAGGGAGAGGTGGAGAATAAAAAGGCACTGATAAAACGCAGCTACATACATCTGCCGGTAATCAATGAGCTGGTAAGAAAGCAGGGAATTTTGAAATTGAATGACTTTGAGCAGTTATGCTTCCTATTTGAAAATAATGAAAATGATGCTATACTAAAAACGAAGGAAAGGCTGGTGAAAGTGTTTATGGAAAAGTACAAGGAAATGCAGAAAAATGAAAAGCTATGGTCAACGGCGATGGCAATTCAGATGGGAGAAGCACGTTATCGCAATGGTCTGAATGACAGCTATAAAGAGGGCCTTGAAAAAGGGCTTGAGCAAGGACTTGAGCAAGGAGAACGGTTGCTTCTGAAACGTCAGATTGAGAAAAAATATCATGAGGATGCCACAGAATGGTTAAAGACGCTTACATCAGAACAGCTCATTTCGATATCAGAACAGCTGTTTACCTGCGATACACTCAGTGATTTAAAACAGAAAATAACAGAAATGGATGAATAA
- a CDS encoding GGGtGRT protein, with the protein MALFESYERRIDTINKVLNSYGISSIEEAKKLCDDLGVDVYNIVKEIQPICFENACWAYIAGAAIAIKKGDKSAYEVAKSLGEGLQSFCIPGSVADDRKVGIGHGNLAAMLLSDETKCFAFLAGHESFAAAEGAIGIARNANKARKEPLRVILNGLGKDAAKIISRINGFTYVETQFDYFTGELKELSRTAYSQGERAAVNCYGVDDVREGVAVMHHEGVDVSITGNSTNPTRFQHPVAGTYKKECIEQGKKYFSVASGGGTGRTLHPDNMAAGPASYGMTDTMGRMHSDAQFAGSSSVPAHVEMMGLIGMGNNPMVGASVAVAVAVSEAMNK; encoded by the coding sequence ATGGCATTATTTGAAAGTTACGAAAGACGTATTGATACGATCAATAAAGTTTTAAACTCATATGGTATTTCTTCTATCGAAGAAGCAAAAAAACTGTGTGACGATTTAGGTGTAGATGTATACAACATCGTTAAGGAAATCCAGCCAATCTGTTTCGAGAACGCTTGCTGGGCTTATATCGCTGGTGCTGCAATCGCTATTAAGAAGGGCGATAAGAGCGCATATGAAGTAGCGAAATCACTGGGTGAAGGTCTGCAGAGCTTCTGTATTCCTGGATCCGTTGCTGATGACCGTAAGGTTGGTATCGGACATGGTAACCTGGCTGCTATGCTACTGAGCGATGAAACAAAGTGCTTTGCATTCCTTGCAGGACACGAAAGCTTTGCTGCTGCTGAGGGTGCTATCGGTATTGCCCGTAATGCAAACAAGGCTCGTAAAGAACCGCTGCGTGTTATCCTGAACGGTCTGGGAAAGGATGCTGCAAAGATTATCTCCCGTATTAACGGATTTACTTATGTGGAAACTCAGTTTGATTATTTCACAGGAGAACTTAAGGAACTGTCCAGAACGGCTTATTCTCAGGGAGAAAGAGCTGCTGTTAACTGCTATGGTGTGGATGATGTTCGTGAAGGTGTTGCAGTAATGCATCATGAGGGAGTAGATGTTTCCATCACCGGTAACTCTACAAACCCAACACGTTTCCAGCACCCGGTTGCAGGTACATACAAGAAAGAATGTATCGAACAGGGCAAGAAATACTTCTCTGTAGCAAGTGGTGGTGGTACCGGACGTACGCTGCATCCAGATAACATGGCTGCTGGTCCTGCTTCTTATGGTATGACTGACACAATGGGACGTATGCACTCTGATGCACAGTTTGCCGGATCTTCTTCTGTTCCTGCTCACGTAGAAATGATGGGTCTGATCGGTATGGGTAATAACCCAATGGTTGGTGCCAGCGTAGCTGTAGCTGTAGCTGTTTCTGAAGCAATGAACAAATAA
- a CDS encoding histidine phosphatase family protein has product MGLYFVRHGQTDWNVRGKLQGKSDIALNETGKAQAVETREKLKHVHMDAIYCSPLMRAKETAQIINELWKLPIQCDERLMERSFGSMEGALRRDVPFDDLWAFSSASMFAGGEDTAHFYERVEGFLKEVLPYAEQQEILIVAHGGVSIPYQCFFEGYACVDNLSDLIIANCEVKHYASDRIQELVKG; this is encoded by the coding sequence ATGGGACTATATTTTGTAAGACACGGACAGACAGATTGGAATGTCAGGGGAAAGCTGCAGGGAAAAAGTGATATCGCATTAAATGAAACCGGAAAAGCGCAGGCGGTGGAAACAAGGGAAAAGCTGAAGCATGTACACATGGATGCAATCTACTGCTCCCCACTGATGCGGGCAAAGGAGACAGCGCAGATTATCAATGAGCTGTGGAAGCTGCCAATTCAATGTGATGAGCGGCTGATGGAGCGAAGCTTTGGCAGTATGGAAGGTGCACTTCGAAGGGATGTTCCCTTTGATGACCTGTGGGCATTTTCCTCAGCCTCCATGTTTGCAGGCGGAGAGGATACCGCACATTTCTATGAACGCGTGGAAGGCTTTCTGAAGGAAGTGCTGCCCTATGCAGAGCAACAGGAAATTCTGATTGTAGCACATGGCGGCGTTAGCATTCCATATCAGTGCTTTTTTGAAGGGTATGCGTGTGTGGATAATCTGAGTGATCTCATCATCGCAAACTGTGAGGTGAAGCATTATGCCTCTGATCGGATACAGGAGCTTGTTAAGGGATGA
- a CDS encoding histidinol-phosphatase HisJ family protein: MHLENGPLTVEYAMKFVDAGVKAGMDTIQILDHTHRFLEFQEMYEPLKQASSYQKEWFEKKKLEPLQTYFDLIEEMKRMELPLTVRFGLEVCYAPQDKAFLRDLLAQYPYDFLIGSIHSIDGLLYDMNGFSREILWDKYDTNAIYRRYYEIMEDMIESDLFTQIGHPDQLKLFHYEPDYDLKPTYEKLAVLAKQHDVYMETNTGCHYRYHHEDIGTNQDFLNILMAHGVKIMTASDAHQPQHVGMHIAQISKQLDLKQ, encoded by the coding sequence ATGCATTTGGAAAACGGCCCGCTTACGGTGGAATATGCGATGAAATTTGTGGATGCCGGTGTAAAAGCCGGGATGGACACGATTCAGATTCTGGATCATACCCACCGCTTTCTGGAATTTCAGGAGATGTATGAGCCTTTGAAGCAGGCTTCCAGTTATCAGAAGGAATGGTTTGAAAAAAAGAAGCTGGAGCCGTTGCAGACATATTTTGATTTAATAGAAGAAATGAAAAGGATGGAGCTGCCGCTTACGGTACGCTTTGGCCTGGAGGTATGCTATGCGCCGCAGGATAAAGCGTTTCTGCGCGATTTGCTGGCACAGTATCCTTACGATTTTCTGATTGGCAGCATTCATTCCATAGACGGTCTGCTGTATGATATGAATGGTTTTTCCCGGGAAATATTATGGGATAAATATGATACCAATGCCATTTACAGGCGGTATTATGAAATTATGGAGGATATGATCGAGAGTGATTTATTTACACAAATCGGTCATCCGGATCAGCTAAAGCTATTTCATTATGAGCCGGACTATGATTTGAAGCCGACATATGAAAAGCTGGCGGTGCTGGCGAAACAGCATGATGTATATATGGAAACCAATACCGGCTGTCACTACCGGTATCATCATGAGGATATCGGTACCAACCAAGACTTTCTGAACATTCTTATGGCACATGGCGTAAAGATCATGACTGCCAGTGATGCGCATCAGCCGCAGCATGTTGGCATGCATATTGCGCAAATCAGCAAGCAGCTGGATTTGAAGCAGTAG
- a CDS encoding Tat (twin-arginine translocation) pathway signal sequence, producing the protein MKFSDFMQIENDTVVFVKSGRRVALQDICSSEVRIHPVLKKAGATVANALTNAVTSSIANANEQVNIILRVQLKDGYEDIQMNDQVLIRGNMEYHNMVEHARKLQKKLKEHIA; encoded by the coding sequence ATGAAGTTCAGTGATTTTATGCAGATTGAAAACGACACGGTTGTATTTGTGAAAAGCGGCAGAAGGGTCGCACTGCAGGATATATGCAGCAGTGAGGTACGGATTCATCCGGTGCTGAAAAAAGCAGGCGCTACCGTGGCAAATGCACTTACCAACGCTGTGACAAGCAGCATTGCTAATGCCAATGAACAGGTTAATATCATTTTACGTGTTCAGTTAAAGGATGGGTATGAGGATATCCAAATGAATGATCAGGTGCTCATACGCGGAAATATGGAATATCATAACATGGTGGAGCACGCCCGTAAGCTTCAGAAAAAGCTGAAGGAGCATATCGCTTAA